In the Periophthalmus magnuspinnatus isolate fPerMag1 chromosome 4, fPerMag1.2.pri, whole genome shotgun sequence genome, one interval contains:
- the cbr4 gene encoding carbonyl reductase family member 4 has protein sequence MSRLAVVSGGSRGIGRAVSQLLAQRDCRVVVLSRNEDSARDTVASLQGDGHVSFCCDVSKEQNVQTTFEMIQKKCGNITYLVNAAGINLDTLLLRTHPVDMVSVLHTNLLGSMLTCRAALRTMLHTKNAAIVNIGSVVGLKGNAGQTLYSASKAGLEGFTRSLAKEVASRKIRVNLLAPGFIWTDMTAWVTDERVRSVPLGRFGEPEEVAHAALFLLVSPYVTGQVLVVDGGLQLAM, from the exons ATGTCCCGTTTGGCGGTGGTCAGCGGGGGATCACGAGGCATCGGGAGGGCCGTGTCCCAACTCCTGGCTCAGAGGGACTGCAGGGTGGTGGTCCTGTCCAGGAATGAGGACTCTGCTCGGGACACCGTGGCTTCTTTACAAGGAG ATGGGcatgtttctttttgttgtgatgtctCCAAGGAGCAAAACGTACAGACAACTTTTGAAATGATCCAGAAAAAATGTGGAAATATTACTTATCTTGTGAACGCAGCAGGTATCAATCT AGATACCTTGTTACTGAGGACACACCCCGTGGACATGGTGTCAGTGCTCCATACAAACTTGCTGGGCTCCATGTTGACCTGTAGGGCGGCGCTGAGGACCATGTTGCACACCAAAAACGCAGCTATTGTCAATATCG GTTCAGTGGTGGGCCTTAAAGGGAATGCTGGCCAGACCCTGTATAGCGCCAGTAAAGCAGGACTTGAGGGGTTCACTCGCTCTTTAGCCAAAGAAGTTGCCTCTCGCAAAATCAGGGTTAACCTACTAGCCCCAG GTTTCATCTGGACTGACATGACTGCCTGGGTGACAGACGAGAGGGTGCGCTCTGTCCCTCTGGGCAGATTTGGGGAGCCAGAGGAAGTGGCCCATGCAGCACTTTTCCTCCTGGTGTCTCCTTACGTCACGGGACAGGTGCTGGTGGTAGATGGAGGGCTACAGTTGGCAATGTAA